A single region of the Thermodesulfatator indicus DSM 15286 genome encodes:
- a CDS encoding KdsC family phosphatase: MISFPPEVLEKAAKIKLLLLDVDGILTDARIIIDESGREIKHFCVRDGMGIKLLQIAGLEVGLLSSRISQPVSHRAQELGIDMIFQGEKDKLSLYEKIKEEKSLSDQNIAFMGDDWVDIPVLAKVGLAVTVPEAWPPVKDYAHYVTQNSGGHGAVREVCDLLLKSQGKWEEVLRCFAPSAPVCSF, translated from the coding sequence ATGATATCCTTTCCCCCTGAAGTACTGGAAAAAGCTGCTAAGATTAAGCTTTTACTCCTTGATGTGGATGGTATCCTCACTGACGCTCGAATCATAATTGACGAGTCAGGTCGTGAAATAAAACATTTCTGTGTACGCGATGGCATGGGAATAAAGCTTTTGCAAATAGCGGGTCTAGAAGTTGGTCTTCTTTCAAGTCGCATCTCGCAGCCTGTTTCTCATCGAGCCCAGGAGCTGGGGATAGATATGATCTTTCAAGGAGAAAAAGACAAGCTTTCCCTTTATGAAAAAATTAAAGAGGAAAAATCCTTGTCAGATCAAAATATTGCCTTCATGGGGGATGATTGGGTAGATATTCCGGTTCTGGCGAAGGTAGGGCTTGCCGTTACTGTACCTGAGGCCTGGCCACCAGTTAAGGATTACGCCCATTATGTTACGCAAAATTCAGGTGGGCATGGAGCAGTGCGTGAAGTTTGTGATCTCCTGCTCAAGTCCCAGGGGAAATGGGAGGAAGTATTAAGGTGTTTCGCTCCTTCTGCGCCTGTGTGTTCTTTTTAA
- the lptC gene encoding LPS export ABC transporter periplasmic protein LptC, whose product MKRTPNNALLESQRGQKVHKPEEIKRIPEGLRKEPTVEIKKLYYVIYEQEKLKWKIWAEQAKMYNGERIKLFKLKICANPKEGFCITAEKGDYDSKAGKFVFSDNVHLTTKNKGELFTSYLEYLTEEDILTTSAQVRIIKKGLVIKGKGLLYDLKAGHMKVLKQTKVKIDA is encoded by the coding sequence GTGAAAAGAACTCCAAATAATGCCTTGCTTGAATCTCAGAGAGGCCAAAAAGTTCATAAACCCGAAGAGATAAAACGAATTCCTGAGGGGCTGAGAAAGGAGCCAACGGTAGAGATTAAAAAGCTTTATTACGTGATTTATGAACAAGAAAAACTGAAATGGAAGATATGGGCCGAACAAGCCAAAATGTATAATGGAGAAAGAATAAAACTTTTTAAACTAAAGATTTGTGCGAATCCTAAGGAAGGTTTTTGTATTACCGCTGAAAAGGGAGATTACGATTCCAAGGCGGGAAAATTTGTTTTTAGCGATAACGTCCACCTTACGACTAAAAATAAAGGGGAGCTTTTTACCTCTTACTTGGAATATTTAACCGAAGAAGATATTTTGACTACCTCTGCTCAAGTCAGGATAATAAAAAAAGGTTTGGTTATAAAAGGAAAAGGGCTTTTATATGACTTAAAAGCCGGTCACATGAAAGTACTTAAACAGACCAAGGTGAAGATAGATGCTTAA
- the lptA gene encoding lipopolysaccharide transport periplasmic protein LptA — translation MLKKWFLLLIFILLWGSLALAKEPVSIKADHMEVLEKENKVIFTGHVVAQKKDFTIYADKLVVFYHLVNGKREVKKIEATGKVKIKRGELIASAQKATYFRDKDILVLEGSPEVWQGDNTVRGSRIVIYLSEDRYVAESAPSERAEAILFVD, via the coding sequence ATGCTTAAAAAATGGTTTTTATTGCTAATTTTTATCCTTTTATGGGGATCTCTGGCCTTAGCCAAAGAGCCTGTATCCATAAAAGCTGACCACATGGAAGTTCTTGAAAAAGAAAATAAAGTAATATTTACCGGTCACGTAGTAGCTCAAAAAAAGGATTTCACCATCTATGCAGATAAACTCGTAGTTTTTTATCATCTTGTTAACGGAAAAAGAGAGGTAAAAAAGATCGAGGCCACAGGAAAAGTAAAAATAAAACGGGGTGAGCTTATAGCTAGTGCCCAAAAAGCCACTTATTTTCGCGACAAAGACATTTTAGTTTTAGAAGGTTCCCCTGAGGTGTGGCAGGGCGATAATACAGTTAGGGGTTCTCGTATAGTAATTTATCTGTCTGAAGATCGCTATGTTGCGGAGTCTGCTCCTTCAGAAAGGGCTGAAGCTATTCTTTTTGTGGATTAA
- the lptB gene encoding LPS export ABC transporter ATP-binding protein → MAKTLKAKNLCKRFGKREVVKGVSLEVSTQQVVGLLGPNGAGKTTTFYMVCGLLPVDDGKVFLDQKEITQLPIHQRAWEGIVYLPQEPSVFRRLTVAENILLVLEILKIPRKERKKRLDDLLESFGLTSLKDQKAYALSGGERRRVEIMRALAREPEFLLLDEPFAGIDPIAVADLKEIIKNLKQRGLGILISDHNVRETLLVCDFAYIVADGQVIASGKPEEIAENPLARELYLGKDFRLN, encoded by the coding sequence ATGGCCAAGACATTAAAAGCAAAAAATTTATGCAAGCGTTTTGGGAAACGCGAAGTAGTAAAGGGAGTTTCCTTAGAAGTGTCCACTCAGCAAGTGGTTGGACTCCTTGGTCCCAACGGAGCAGGGAAAACCACCACCTTTTATATGGTTTGTGGTCTCTTGCCTGTGGATGACGGCAAAGTTTTTTTAGATCAAAAAGAAATTACCCAGTTGCCTATACATCAGCGGGCCTGGGAGGGGATAGTTTATCTTCCCCAGGAACCTTCGGTTTTTAGACGCTTGACAGTGGCGGAAAACATTCTTCTAGTTTTAGAGATTTTAAAAATTCCTCGAAAAGAAAGAAAAAAAAGGCTTGATGATCTGCTAGAAAGCTTTGGCCTAACTTCCTTAAAAGATCAAAAGGCCTATGCTTTATCAGGTGGAGAAAGGAGACGGGTAGAAATCATGAGGGCGCTGGCGAGGGAGCCAGAATTTTTGCTTTTAGATGAGCCCTTTGCTGGTATAGATCCCATTGCTGTGGCGGATTTAAAAGAAATTATTAAAAATCTTAAACAAAGAGGTTTAGGAATACTTATTTCTGATCATAATGTCAGAGAAACCTTGCTAGTTTGTGATTTTGCCTATATTGTAGCTGACGGCCAAGTCATTGCTTCAGGGAAACCCGAAGAAATAGCAGAAAATCCCTTAGCGCGTGAGTTGTACTTGGGCAAAGATTTTAGGTTAAACTAA
- the rpoN gene encoding RNA polymerase factor sigma-54 — protein MALELRQQVKLTQQLILTPQLQQAIKLLQLNRLELEQVIRQEIEQNPVLEQVELETKTISLEDISSEVKVDGEVTLASESPLGAEAVKEFDWEAYFQDTGSSYPSFAFEEKEAQDYERRLSKPENLVSHLLWQLYLSDFTEKEREIGEYIIGNLDERGYLSLEISEIAGDLGVSQEAVLSVLKKIQFFDPVGVASRDLRECLLVQLEHLGLTGTLAEKIVRDHLKLLENNNLSQLAKILGVTVDDVEAAIEIIRNLEPRPARNYADTEPQYIEPDVEVFKEGDEWIVRLVDEDYSRLKISPYYRKLLQDPTTPLEVKQYIQKKLKAATWFIKSIEQRNRTLLKVSESIMRFQRDFLEKGVVGLKPLTLKEVALDVDLHESTVSRVTTGKYIDTPHGLFELKYFFSSGYKSASGEEVASETVKQYIREIIAQEDPKRPYSDQKISDILRQKYDIKIARRTVAKYRDQMGILPASRRKNKIK, from the coding sequence ATGGCGTTAGAACTTAGACAACAAGTAAAACTAACTCAACAATTAATATTGACTCCACAATTGCAGCAGGCCATAAAGCTGCTGCAATTGAACCGCCTTGAACTCGAACAGGTCATTCGTCAGGAAATAGAACAAAATCCCGTTTTAGAACAAGTAGAACTGGAAACAAAAACTATATCCCTAGAAGACATTTCCTCTGAAGTAAAAGTTGATGGTGAGGTAACCTTAGCCTCGGAAAGCCCCCTTGGAGCAGAAGCAGTCAAGGAGTTTGACTGGGAAGCTTATTTCCAAGATACAGGTAGCTCTTATCCCAGTTTTGCCTTTGAAGAAAAAGAAGCCCAGGACTATGAAAGGCGGCTTTCTAAGCCAGAAAATCTGGTTTCTCACCTGCTTTGGCAGCTCTATCTTTCAGACTTTACCGAAAAAGAACGAGAAATCGGAGAATATATTATCGGTAACCTAGATGAAAGAGGCTATCTTTCTCTAGAGATCTCCGAGATAGCGGGTGATTTAGGTGTTTCTCAAGAAGCTGTTCTTAGCGTCTTAAAGAAGATTCAATTTTTTGATCCCGTAGGTGTAGCTTCCCGAGATTTAAGAGAATGCCTTTTGGTTCAATTAGAACATCTTGGTCTTACAGGTACTCTTGCAGAAAAAATAGTCAGAGATCACCTTAAACTCCTTGAAAATAATAATTTATCTCAGCTGGCCAAAATTTTAGGTGTGACTGTTGATGATGTAGAAGCAGCGATAGAGATAATTCGTAATCTTGAACCACGTCCAGCGCGGAACTATGCCGATACCGAACCGCAGTACATAGAACCTGACGTAGAAGTATTCAAAGAGGGTGATGAGTGGATTGTGCGGCTGGTTGACGAAGATTACAGCCGTTTAAAAATAAGTCCTTATTATCGTAAACTTCTTCAAGATCCTACTACTCCTTTAGAGGTTAAGCAGTATATTCAAAAGAAGCTCAAAGCTGCTACCTGGTTTATCAAAAGCATAGAACAGCGCAATAGAACTCTGCTCAAGGTTTCAGAAAGTATTATGCGCTTTCAGCGGGATTTTTTAGAAAAGGGTGTGGTAGGCCTAAAACCATTAACTTTAAAAGAAGTGGCCCTCGATGTGGATCTGCATGAGTCCACTGTCAGCCGGGTGACTACTGGTAAGTATATTGATACTCCTCACGGGCTTTTTGAGCTTAAATACTTTTTTTCCTCTGGTTATAAAAGCGCCTCTGGAGAGGAAGTAGCTTCTGAGACAGTAAAACAATATATAAGAGAAATTATTGCCCAGGAGGATCCTAAAAGACCTTACAGTGATCAGAAAATTTCAGATATTTTAAGGCAGAAGTACGACATAAAGATTGCTAGGCGAACAGTGGCCAAGTATCGCGATCAGATGGGTATACTTCCTGCCAGCAGGCGTAAAAACAAAATAAAGTAA
- the hpf gene encoding ribosome hibernation-promoting factor, HPF/YfiA family — MQINITFRHLDSSPGLKEYVNKRISKLAKYFNGPVEANVILKAEKFRQQAEVSIVGDGFNINGKEETGDMYEAIDLVVAKLETQIKKLREKRKGRKKGTTKEFEVASIVAEEASEEGPEIEVERVFVKPMSVEEALEQIKTTGKDFLIFNNSETDSVSVLYKKGENRYVLVLPELS, encoded by the coding sequence ATGCAAATTAACATTACTTTTAGGCATCTCGATTCTTCTCCAGGTTTGAAAGAATACGTCAATAAACGTATCTCCAAATTGGCTAAATATTTTAACGGTCCTGTTGAGGCAAACGTTATTCTTAAGGCGGAGAAATTTCGCCAACAGGCAGAGGTAAGCATTGTAGGTGATGGCTTTAATATCAACGGCAAAGAAGAGACTGGAGATATGTATGAAGCCATAGACCTGGTAGTGGCCAAGCTTGAGACCCAGATTAAAAAACTTCGCGAAAAGAGAAAAGGCCGCAAGAAAGGAACTACTAAGGAATTTGAAGTAGCTTCTATAGTTGCTGAAGAAGCTTCTGAAGAAGGGCCTGAAATAGAAGTTGAAAGGGTTTTTGTAAAGCCTATGTCTGTAGAAGAGGCCCTTGAACAAATTAAAACCACCGGCAAAGATTTTTTGATTTTTAACAATTCTGAAACAGATTCGGTAAGTGTTCTTTATAAAAAAGGAGAAAATAGATATGTTCTGGTATTACCAGAGCTTTCGTAA
- a CDS encoding PTS sugar transporter subunit IIA, with translation MKIRDLLLENCFFTDVNVKDKWQFFKEISACIAKEVGLSPEKIEEALVEREKLGTTAVGGGIAIPHSRVEGLEKIVIAAAISRKGLDFEALDKKPVYLIFVVLAPENESSLYLKTLAQLARILKQEQVKKRLLEAKDIQEFKKVLAEIDYEY, from the coding sequence ATGAAAATTAGAGATTTATTGCTCGAAAATTGTTTTTTTACGGATGTCAATGTTAAGGATAAATGGCAATTTTTTAAAGAGATATCAGCGTGTATTGCTAAAGAAGTAGGGCTTTCGCCTGAAAAGATAGAAGAAGCGCTGGTAGAAAGAGAAAAACTGGGGACCACTGCTGTAGGTGGGGGGATTGCTATTCCTCATAGTCGGGTAGAAGGCCTAGAGAAAATAGTTATTGCCGCGGCTATTTCTAGAAAAGGTCTTGATTTTGAAGCATTAGATAAAAAGCCAGTCTATCTCATATTTGTAGTCCTTGCTCCTGAAAACGAATCTTCTCTTTACCTTAAGACCTTAGCTCAGCTTGCCCGAATACTTAAACAAGAACAAGTCAAAAAAAGGCTGCTTGAGGCCAAAGATATTCAGGAGTTTAAAAAGGTTCTCGCCGAAATTGACTACGAATATTAA
- the rapZ gene encoding RNase adapter RapZ, which produces MTTNIKRKIQTVIITGLSGSGKSTALRAFEDLGFFGVDNLPVELLPAFLEIKSKQIQSNLNLRFALVMDVREEGFVRSHREIFQRVKKEGYHLEILFLEASDEVLVSRFSQTRRPHPLAPKLPLLEALKLEREIMAEVKEFADVVIDTSNFNVHQLRREIKERFGPRHDLSSLLVHLISFGFKYGVPPEAHLLFDVRFLPNPYFEPSLKPLSGLEPAVRDYVLRQEETKQFLALSEQYLKFLIPQYEREGKTYLVVAIGCTGGRHRSVAIAQEIGLMVKEWGWETIISHRDLEKEA; this is translated from the coding sequence TTGACTACGAATATTAAAAGAAAAATTCAGACAGTTATCATTACCGGTCTTTCCGGGTCGGGTAAAAGTACGGCCTTGCGGGCTTTTGAAGATTTAGGTTTTTTCGGGGTTGATAACCTACCAGTAGAGCTTTTACCTGCTTTTTTAGAGATAAAAAGCAAACAAATTCAGAGTAACCTTAATCTGCGTTTTGCTTTAGTAATGGACGTAAGAGAAGAGGGGTTTGTTAGGAGCCATCGAGAGATATTCCAGCGGGTAAAGAAAGAAGGCTATCATCTGGAAATATTATTTTTAGAAGCCAGTGACGAAGTGCTTGTTTCGCGATTTTCACAAACAAGAAGGCCTCACCCTTTAGCTCCCAAGCTTCCTTTGCTGGAAGCCCTGAAGTTAGAGAGAGAAATTATGGCCGAAGTAAAAGAATTTGCTGATGTGGTTATCGATACATCAAATTTCAATGTTCACCAGTTAAGGAGAGAAATAAAAGAGCGTTTTGGCCCTCGCCATGATCTTTCTTCTCTTCTGGTGCATTTAATTTCCTTTGGGTTTAAATACGGTGTGCCCCCTGAGGCTCATTTACTTTTTGACGTGCGCTTTTTACCCAACCCATATTTTGAACCTTCTTTGAAACCTCTTTCGGGATTAGAACCCGCTGTTAGGGATTACGTTTTAAGACAAGAAGAGACAAAACAATTTTTGGCCCTATCAGAGCAATATCTTAAGTTTCTTATACCTCAATACGAACGTGAAGGAAAAACTTACTTGGTGGTAGCGATAGGTTGTACTGGAGGGCGTCATCGTTCGGTAGCTATTGCTCAAGAAATAGGCCTCATGGTAAAGGAATGGGGTTGGGAGACGATTATTTCTCATCGTGATTTGGAAAAGGAGGCCTGA
- a CDS encoding PTS sugar transporter subunit IIA, with protein MTGIIIAGHGRLPEELVTIGAFILGKIENVEPISIDPSEPASKIHDDLAKLIKKTDQGQGIVILTDLFGGTPSNIALSFLKPGYIEVVSGVNLPMLIKAVQNQDKTPSELAQILVEAGRKAINQASEILS; from the coding sequence ATGACGGGAATTATTATTGCCGGTCATGGGAGATTACCAGAAGAACTGGTTACCATTGGCGCTTTTATCCTAGGTAAGATTGAAAATGTTGAGCCTATTTCTATAGATCCTTCTGAACCAGCTAGCAAAATACACGATGATCTGGCTAAACTTATTAAAAAAACAGACCAAGGCCAGGGGATTGTAATTCTTACCGATCTTTTTGGAGGAACCCCTTCAAATATAGCTCTCTCTTTTTTAAAGCCGGGGTATATCGAGGTGGTCTCTGGTGTTAACCTTCCTATGTTGATAAAGGCGGTACAAAATCAAGACAAAACACCTTCAGAGCTTGCCCAAATATTAGTAGAAGCTGGCCGCAAGGCAATTAACCAAGCTTCAGAAATTTTGTCTTAA
- the rimI gene encoding ribosomal protein S18-alanine N-acetyltransferase has translation MSENLSKIKIRPARTKDLPAITEIERLSFPTPWPPSLLLAELNKDYAYFWIALADEKVIGYICFWIIKDEAHLVNIAVHPHSRRKGIGSKLLEDFLFFARRRGVKKVYLEVRARNKRAQKFYEKFGFKKDGLRKAYYQDTKDDAILMSKRL, from the coding sequence GTGTCAGAAAACTTAAGTAAAATCAAAATACGGCCTGCTAGAACAAAAGATTTGCCTGCCATAACTGAAATAGAGAGGCTTTCTTTTCCTACGCCCTGGCCGCCTTCTCTTTTGCTAGCAGAGTTAAACAAAGATTATGCTTATTTTTGGATAGCTTTAGCAGATGAAAAAGTCATAGGTTATATTTGTTTTTGGATTATCAAAGATGAAGCCCATTTAGTTAATATAGCGGTACATCCCCATTCCCGCCGCAAAGGTATAGGGAGCAAGCTTCTTGAAGATTTTTTATTTTTTGCCAGGAGAAGGGGCGTTAAAAAGGTCTACCTTGAAGTAAGAGCAAGAAACAAAAGGGCCCAAAAATTTTACGAAAAATTTGGTTTTAAAAAAGATGGCCTAAGAAAAGCTTATTATCAGGATACCAAAGATGATGCCATTTTGATGAGCAAGAGGTTATAA
- the gap gene encoding type I glyceraldehyde-3-phosphate dehydrogenase, with translation MPVKVGINGFGRIGRAVFRAFLKYPEFKDIEIVGVNDLTDTKTLAHLLKYDSLFGTLPNEIKATDDSIIVDGKEIRVFSEPEPGKIAWAEVGAEYVIESTGRFRDANLARAHIEAGAKKVIISAPAKNEDFTVVMGVNEEDYDPLKQHIISNASCTTNCLAPVAKVLLDRFGIKRGLITTVHAYTNDQRILDFPHKDLRRARAAAVNMIPTKTGAAAAVGKVIPELVGKFDGLAVRVPTPDVSLVDLVVELETETTVSEVNELFKASQNRFLAYTEEPLVSNDFLGNPHSAIVDGLCTKVIEGRMVKIMAWYDNEWGYSNRLLDLILYMESKKV, from the coding sequence ATGCCAGTAAAAGTGGGAATTAATGGTTTTGGGCGTATTGGTCGGGCTGTTTTTAGGGCCTTTCTCAAATATCCTGAGTTTAAAGATATAGAAATCGTAGGAGTTAATGATTTAACAGATACTAAGACTTTGGCCCATCTTTTAAAGTATGATTCTCTTTTTGGTACGCTTCCTAACGAAATCAAAGCTACAGATGACTCTATAATTGTAGATGGAAAAGAGATAAGAGTCTTTTCTGAGCCTGAGCCAGGAAAGATAGCCTGGGCAGAAGTAGGGGCTGAATACGTAATAGAGTCAACAGGTCGTTTTAGGGATGCTAACTTAGCCCGCGCCCATATTGAGGCTGGAGCCAAAAAAGTTATCATTTCAGCTCCGGCCAAGAATGAAGATTTTACCGTAGTTATGGGAGTGAATGAAGAAGACTACGACCCTCTAAAACAACATATAATTTCTAATGCCTCCTGTACCACCAATTGTCTGGCTCCAGTGGCTAAGGTTCTTCTTGACCGTTTTGGCATCAAGAGAGGACTGATTACCACTGTTCACGCTTATACCAACGATCAACGTATCTTGGATTTCCCCCACAAGGATTTGCGTCGGGCCAGGGCCGCGGCGGTAAACATGATTCCTACCAAAACAGGTGCTGCTGCAGCTGTGGGAAAGGTTATTCCAGAGCTGGTGGGTAAGTTTGACGGTTTGGCCGTAAGAGTTCCAACGCCTGATGTATCTTTGGTAGATCTTGTGGTTGAGCTTGAAACTGAAACCACGGTTAGTGAGGTGAATGAGCTCTTTAAGGCCTCTCAAAATCGTTTTCTAGCTTATACGGAAGAACCTCTGGTCTCGAATGATTTTTTGGGTAATCCTCATTCAGCCATTGTAGATGGCCTTTGTACTAAAGTGATTGAAGGACGTATGGTAAAAATTATGGCCTGGTATGATAACGAATGGGGATACTCTAATAGGCTTCTTGACTTGATTCTCTACATGGAATCTAAAAAGGTTTAA